From a region of the Acidobacteriota bacterium genome:
- the mutS gene encoding DNA mismatch repair protein MutS: MTPTVKAPAAAGQGTTPAMRQYLEAKRQYPDALIFFRMGDFYEMFYEDAVTAAGVLELTLTSRSKDRGGREIPMCGVPWHAADTYLARLVKQGFRVAVCEQVEDPRKARGIVRREVVRVVSPGTYTDAGALEASEPAFLVAVARGGDGASAVFVLATAFLSPGELRGRAHHGDSAAGAAVDELAAVRPREILLPGDLDAACLPGIEHVDVPVTAAEPALFDLEQALQTLLGQLGTASLDGFGLIPDQHPAAIRAAGGLVRHLRDTQRAELEHLRTLEFRTRADHLVVDAATFEHLEVLAGAEGRRAGSLLAEIDLTNTPMGGRMLRAWLQRPLASREPIIDRLDAVDELTREVAARGRLRGDLARVQDLERLIARVALGTAGPRDLAALGRSVGILPAARAHAAELQAPLIGVLLDDLDELRDVHDRITATLGDDPPALARDGGFVRDGVDTDLDELRAISRGARQAIAAMEAAERERTGIGSLKIRFNRVFGYYIEVSAANLHAVPDDYHRKQTIANGERYITPALKEYEAKALGADDRILEREQEIFDGLRRATLAEAGRIQRSARALATLDVLAALAEVAARRNYVKPRVREDGELAIADARHPVVEMRTDSFVPNDVRLDETDHQVVVLTGPNMGGKSTYLRQTALIVLMAQAGSFVPAREAALPLIDRIFARIGAADNLARGHSTFMVEMQETAKIMHQATSRSLVLLDEIGRGTATFDGLSIAWAVAEHLATGAKARPRTLFATHYHELTDLADLHDGVVNYHVAAREWRDDIVFLRKVEAGRSDRSYGIQVAKLAGLPPATVARARTILAGLERDELSRGGRPSFSGAGGEIAGQLGLFQEEPPSSVHRAVAERIAAIDLDRLTPLEALVILGELKATLAD; this comes from the coding sequence ATGACGCCCACCGTCAAGGCGCCGGCCGCCGCCGGCCAGGGGACGACGCCGGCGATGCGCCAGTACCTGGAGGCCAAGCGACAGTACCCCGATGCCCTGATCTTCTTCCGGATGGGTGACTTCTACGAGATGTTCTACGAGGACGCGGTCACCGCGGCCGGGGTTCTGGAGCTCACCCTCACGTCGCGTTCCAAAGATCGCGGCGGTCGAGAAATTCCGATGTGCGGCGTGCCATGGCACGCGGCCGACACGTACCTCGCGCGCCTCGTCAAACAGGGGTTCCGGGTCGCCGTGTGCGAGCAGGTCGAGGATCCGCGCAAGGCCCGGGGCATCGTTCGCCGCGAGGTCGTCCGGGTAGTCTCCCCCGGCACGTACACGGATGCGGGGGCCCTGGAAGCAAGCGAGCCTGCGTTCCTCGTGGCCGTCGCCCGGGGCGGTGACGGCGCGTCCGCCGTTTTCGTCCTCGCGACCGCCTTTCTCTCCCCGGGCGAGCTGCGGGGCAGGGCGCACCACGGGGACTCGGCGGCCGGGGCGGCCGTCGACGAGCTGGCCGCCGTCCGGCCCCGGGAGATCCTGCTGCCAGGGGACCTCGACGCGGCATGCCTGCCGGGAATCGAGCACGTCGACGTGCCGGTCACCGCCGCCGAGCCCGCGCTCTTCGATCTCGAGCAGGCCCTGCAGACCCTGCTCGGGCAGCTCGGCACGGCGTCGCTGGACGGCTTCGGCCTGATTCCGGACCAGCACCCCGCGGCCATACGGGCCGCGGGAGGGCTCGTGCGCCACCTGCGGGATACACAGAGGGCCGAGCTCGAACATCTCAGGACCCTGGAGTTCCGGACGCGGGCGGATCATCTCGTCGTCGACGCCGCGACCTTCGAGCACCTCGAGGTTCTTGCCGGCGCCGAGGGACGTCGGGCCGGTTCGCTTCTTGCGGAGATCGACCTGACGAACACCCCGATGGGCGGCCGTATGCTCCGCGCGTGGCTCCAGCGGCCGCTCGCGTCGCGCGAGCCGATCATCGACCGGCTGGACGCGGTCGATGAACTGACGCGGGAGGTCGCCGCCCGCGGGCGGCTGCGGGGGGACCTGGCCCGCGTCCAGGATCTGGAGCGTCTCATCGCCCGCGTGGCCCTCGGTACGGCGGGACCGCGCGATCTGGCGGCGCTCGGCCGATCCGTCGGCATCCTTCCGGCGGCCCGCGCCCACGCGGCCGAACTGCAGGCGCCGCTCATCGGCGTGCTGCTGGACGATCTCGACGAGCTGCGCGACGTCCACGACCGGATCACGGCAACGCTGGGCGACGATCCGCCGGCGCTCGCGCGCGACGGCGGGTTCGTTCGGGACGGCGTGGACACGGATCTCGACGAGCTGCGCGCCATCAGCCGCGGCGCCCGGCAGGCGATCGCGGCGATGGAGGCGGCCGAGCGGGAGCGGACCGGCATCGGGTCCCTGAAGATCCGGTTCAACCGGGTCTTCGGCTACTACATAGAAGTGTCGGCAGCGAATCTCCACGCCGTCCCCGACGACTACCACCGCAAGCAGACCATCGCGAACGGCGAGCGCTACATAACCCCGGCGCTCAAGGAGTACGAGGCGAAGGCGCTCGGAGCGGACGATCGGATCCTCGAGCGGGAACAGGAGATCTTCGACGGACTGCGGCGGGCGACTCTCGCCGAGGCGGGTCGGATCCAGCGATCCGCGCGGGCGCTCGCCACGCTCGACGTCCTGGCCGCGCTGGCCGAGGTGGCCGCGCGGCGCAACTACGTCAAGCCGCGCGTGCGGGAAGACGGAGAGCTGGCAATCGCCGACGCGCGGCATCCGGTGGTCGAGATGCGGACCGATTCGTTCGTGCCGAACGACGTCCGGCTCGACGAGACCGACCACCAGGTAGTCGTGCTGACCGGCCCCAACATGGGGGGCAAGTCGACGTACCTGCGGCAGACGGCCCTCATCGTCCTGATGGCGCAGGCCGGATCCTTCGTGCCCGCGCGCGAGGCCGCGCTGCCGCTCATCGACCGGATCTTCGCCCGCATCGGCGCCGCCGACAATCTGGCCCGCGGGCACTCGACGTTCATGGTCGAGATGCAGGAGACCGCGAAGATCATGCACCAGGCCACCTCGCGCAGCCTCGTGCTGCTCGACGAGATCGGCCGCGGGACGGCGACCTTCGACGGGCTGAGCATCGCCTGGGCGGTTGCGGAGCATCTCGCCACCGGTGCGAAGGCGCGTCCCAGGACGCTCTTCGCGACCCATTACCACGAGCTCACCGACCTGGCCGATCTCCACGACGGCGTGGTGAACTACCACGTCGCCGCGCGGGAGTGGCGGGACGACATCGTCTTTCTGCGCAAGGTCGAGGCGGGACGGTCGGACCGCAGCTATGGCATCCAGGTCGCGAAACTGGCCGGCCTGCCGCCGGCGACCGTTGCGCGGGCACGCACCATTCTGGCCGGGTTGGAGCGGGACGAGCTGTCGCGCGGCGGGCGTCCATCCTTCAGCGGAGCGGGCGGCGAGATCGCGGGTCAGCTCGGGCTCTTCCAGGAGGAACCGCCGTCGTCGGTCCACCGCGCTGTCGCGGAACGCATCGCGGCGATCGACCTCGACCGTCTGACCCCGCTCGAAGCGCTGGTGAT
- the tsaB gene encoding tRNA (adenosine(37)-N6)-threonylcarbamoyltransferase complex dimerization subunit type 1 TsaB, with product MGYSARREMWVLALDTSTREGSVAVARGGDVVAAAAGDPSRTHGERLPGDLLAIVANAGVSLSAIDRFAVSSGPGSFTGLRVGLATIQALALVHSRPVIQVSTLEALARTPGAGDRVLAWMDGQRRDVFAALYDRGARECVAGPRVGRPAEILDAWKPELVKRPLDVVGNAVTATRALLAERLGAGTALVDEPPPLAPVIARLAFERDGEAVAPHAAQPLYVRRPDAVLARRRGL from the coding sequence ATGGGGTACTCGGCGCGACGGGAAATGTGGGTACTGGCGCTCGATACGAGCACGCGCGAGGGCAGCGTTGCGGTGGCTCGCGGCGGCGACGTCGTCGCTGCGGCCGCGGGAGATCCTTCCCGGACGCACGGCGAGCGGCTGCCGGGCGATCTACTGGCGATCGTCGCGAACGCCGGCGTGTCCCTTTCCGCCATCGACCGATTTGCGGTCTCGTCCGGTCCCGGATCCTTCACCGGCCTGCGGGTGGGGCTCGCGACCATCCAGGCGCTCGCGCTCGTCCACTCGCGGCCCGTGATCCAGGTCTCGACGCTCGAGGCTCTGGCGCGTACCCCGGGCGCGGGAGATCGCGTGCTGGCCTGGATGGACGGACAGCGCCGGGACGTGTTCGCCGCGCTGTACGACCGTGGCGCCCGGGAGTGTGTCGCCGGCCCGCGCGTCGGCCGGCCCGCGGAGATACTCGATGCCTGGAAGCCGGAACTGGTGAAACGCCCCCTGGACGTCGTCGGCAACGCGGTGACCGCGACGCGGGCGTTGCTCGCGGAACGGCTGGGCGCGGGAACCGCACTGGTGGACGAGCCGCCGCCACTCGCACCCGTGATCGCACGCCTCGCGTTCGAGCGCGACGGCGAGGCGGTCGCTCCACACGCCGCTCAGCCGCTGTACGTCCGGCGTCCCGACGCGGTGCTCGCCCGCCGGCGAGGGCTCTGA
- a CDS encoding DUF465 domain-containing protein: protein MQARRPCAGESHTGGNMTQEQHAREVLLEEDDEYRDLAEQHRALESRLAELLDHPYPSGAEQVEEATLKKRKLHIKDRMEHILRRRLTPRAEDGEPLLGR, encoded by the coding sequence ATGCAGGCTCGCCGCCCCTGCGCAGGGGAGTCCCACACAGGAGGGAACATGACCCAGGAGCAACACGCACGCGAGGTGTTGCTGGAGGAAGACGACGAGTACCGTGATCTGGCCGAGCAGCATCGGGCCCTGGAGAGTCGCCTCGCCGAGCTGCTCGATCACCCATACCCGTCCGGCGCCGAACAGGTCGAAGAAGCGACGCTCAAGAAGAGAAAGCTCCACATCAAGGACCGCATGGAGCACATCCTGCGGCGCCGCTTGACGCCGCGAGCCGAAGACGGCGAGCCCCTCCTCGGTCGCTAG
- a CDS encoding phosphatidylserine decarboxylase family protein: MSIDRSGIPFVLGAAAGGALLSWLAVPWMPGAVLWLLAAVFAYFFRDPDRLAPGDVGLDAVLAPADGRILHAGASDADIAPPGVWQQVSIFLSPLDVHVNRAPVGGRVLEVTYRPGRFLPAYDRRSGVENERSEIRVEHEGQTVVFRQVVGVLARRVVCRLAPGMTVARGQRFGIMKFGSRMDVFLPQSAHIAVTVGQRVRGGETVVARLASGGD, encoded by the coding sequence ATGTCTATCGATCGTTCCGGGATTCCGTTCGTCCTCGGGGCGGCCGCCGGCGGCGCGCTGCTCTCATGGCTCGCTGTACCCTGGATGCCCGGCGCGGTTCTCTGGCTGTTGGCCGCGGTGTTCGCGTACTTCTTTCGCGACCCCGATCGATTGGCGCCGGGCGACGTCGGACTCGATGCCGTGCTGGCGCCGGCCGACGGCCGGATCCTGCACGCCGGCGCCTCCGACGCGGACATCGCGCCGCCGGGGGTCTGGCAGCAGGTCAGCATCTTCCTGTCGCCGCTCGATGTCCACGTCAACCGGGCCCCGGTCGGCGGACGGGTGCTGGAGGTGACGTATCGCCCCGGCCGATTCCTGCCGGCCTATGACCGCCGCTCGGGTGTCGAGAACGAACGCAGCGAGATTCGCGTCGAGCACGAAGGCCAGACCGTCGTGTTCCGGCAGGTCGTCGGTGTGCTTGCGCGACGGGTGGTCTGCCGTCTCGCGCCGGGCATGACCGTGGCCCGCGGACAGCGGTTCGGTATCATGAAATTCGGATCGCGCATGGACGTCTTCCTGCCGCAGTCGGCGCACATCGCCGTGACCGTGGGTCAGAGGGTTCGCGGCGGGGAGACCGTGGTGGCGCGCCTGGCGAGCGGCGGGGATTGA
- the pssA gene encoding CDP-diacylglycerol--serine O-phosphatidyltransferase has product MSRVLSMFSGRKPPQRRFRRGTYLLPSLFTVANMFCGWACIVFAMRGDYVTAAPFIGFAIILDGLDGRVARATGATSDFGVEFDSLADVISFGVAPATLVFAWGLEPLGRLGWAVAFLWLAAAAVRLARFNIQGKEGDKRYFIGLPSPAAAGVPAATVFAYPLGFAEPGAAVVALPIVLFPAALMVSRLRFRSFGALIPGRRRSYLTPLAIAGVIAAIAAQPEAVLVLMAYSYLASGLIGAAMNRSQRQPPRLASPAEPETPTAERSAS; this is encoded by the coding sequence ATGAGCAGAGTCCTGTCGATGTTCAGCGGCCGGAAGCCGCCCCAACGGCGGTTTCGCCGGGGCACGTACCTGCTCCCGAGCCTGTTCACCGTGGCCAACATGTTCTGCGGTTGGGCCTGCATCGTCTTCGCGATGCGCGGCGACTACGTGACCGCGGCGCCGTTCATCGGGTTCGCGATCATTCTCGACGGGCTCGACGGCCGCGTCGCTCGGGCGACCGGCGCGACGAGCGACTTCGGCGTCGAGTTCGACTCGCTGGCCGACGTCATCTCGTTCGGCGTCGCGCCGGCGACGCTCGTCTTCGCCTGGGGGCTCGAACCGCTCGGCCGCCTCGGCTGGGCGGTGGCCTTCCTCTGGCTGGCCGCCGCGGCGGTGCGGCTGGCGCGCTTCAACATCCAGGGCAAGGAGGGCGACAAGCGCTACTTCATCGGTCTGCCGAGTCCCGCGGCGGCGGGGGTGCCCGCGGCCACGGTGTTCGCGTACCCGCTCGGATTCGCCGAACCGGGTGCGGCGGTCGTCGCGTTGCCGATCGTTCTGTTTCCGGCGGCGCTCATGGTCAGTCGCCTGCGGTTCCGGAGCTTCGGTGCGCTGATTCCCGGTCGTCGCCGGTCCTATCTCACCCCGCTCGCGATCGCCGGGGTCATCGCGGCGATCGCGGCGCAACCCGAGGCCGTGCTCGTCCTGATGGCGTACTCGTACCTGGCTTCCGGACTGATTGGCGCCGCAATGAACCGCAGCCAGCGCCAACCGCCGCGCCTGGCTTCACCGGCCGAGCCCGAGACGCCCACCGCGGAGCGGTCCGCCTCCTGA
- a CDS encoding HAMP domain-containing protein codes for MRRTSWPGVVLAAAVAASLAAAAGALIEPLRLGASREASFELVRQQVRQRFEELTRTLQRTAVSLANNPSLPGALDDPGVPGGLSRDRSALAELFELTRDAVPQGADDLAVTVYDANATPRAWTGRPSELTRDQILSDSALLVASGPLGLRLVYVEPIVATGGGSARRSRIGSVSTEHLLSAGAGVAVGGSPSPLASPVAPVDLRAAPAAPEPEAGRLRFALLAPDGEPLLDASVAEDDLDRARSAWRRSVRDLGLVLGALVLGLVALPELVSAPRGADAEASLRRALPAGGALLAAGLLLWIAATPGPVRPGLFSAPAYASLRFPSLLRSPADVLLLGLLFTAGATTAVRFAGAARAAWRHKRWLTSRDRVVRAYTAAGAAVALLLGAYELLLADTMAGSLADLLQWSHNPLDSSRIGLLLGLLLAATATIWLGVSVLLIVEARWSRHVHGVRVRSLAGATAPGLLLAAAPVVPTWPYLTLLAGVVGMALGAPRLRPWFRHASESGKLAAIFGSLIVPAVLSYPSIVHHGLAAKQRLIEEEIAPATASHPAALLDSLSRTQREVDALLARAPLASDIFRSADGAPTPDAAFSVWRQTDLARLRLTSAIELYGPDRSLVSRFALDFPDVPAAPSFLGTSCDWDVYGEVFPFGAQERRVLHAERGVCLPWPGDMPAADAVAGAVVVHVPLDYRALPFIPSQNPYHDVLRAAPRPADARPADAEVDLAIYGWGRSPLFTYGSASWTIDDALFERIYASREPFWTTLQAGGRTSDVYISNNRAGIYALGYPVLTRFDHLIRLAEIVALVGAAFGSWMLVLAVAGPLTPERYSLGRELVRELHVSFYRRLFLAFVAVATVPVLVLAVLIRNYSTGQLRDDVEAGAARTAVVAQRVIAELQQAADPAATVATDDLLVFVSQIIEQDINIFEGPLLRATSERDLFASGLLPTRTPAPVYNAIALAQAPTFVTEDAFGSQDYLVAAAPIRSAGADTILTVALASRQRDIERQIRNLDRGILLGVTLLVFLGAASGFYIAERIADPVQRLTRATRRIARGDFDARVAIRSADELERLVAAFNRMAGDLLLQRRRLERTHRLEAWAEMARQVAHEIKNPLTPVQLSAEHLLRVHRDRGEPLGPVLRDCVDSILTQVNLLRRIASEFSSYASSPPVNRESTVLTDVVHEVLDPYRTGLAGRIRLAVDVPTTLPRVVIDRTLVARAFTNVVENALHAMPGEGRLTVAATANAHEVVLTVRDTGVGLDEAALSRVFEPYFSTRVSGTGLGMVIAKRNVELNGGAIEIASRKGDGATVTLRFPVEQEPAGRAASPDSGGGPLRGGRLGLGR; via the coding sequence ATGCGCCGCACATCGTGGCCGGGAGTCGTGCTTGCCGCCGCCGTGGCCGCGTCGCTCGCCGCCGCCGCCGGCGCACTGATCGAGCCCCTGAGACTGGGGGCGTCCCGCGAAGCCAGCTTCGAGCTCGTCCGGCAGCAGGTACGCCAGCGTTTCGAGGAGTTGACGCGGACGCTCCAGCGGACAGCCGTCTCGCTCGCGAACAATCCCAGCCTGCCCGGCGCTCTGGACGATCCCGGCGTACCGGGGGGGCTATCGAGGGATCGCTCCGCCTTGGCCGAGCTGTTCGAGCTGACCCGGGATGCCGTTCCGCAAGGGGCGGACGACCTCGCCGTGACGGTCTACGACGCGAACGCGACCCCCCGGGCCTGGACGGGGCGTCCATCGGAGCTGACCCGCGACCAGATACTGTCCGACTCGGCTCTTCTCGTCGCTTCCGGCCCGCTCGGCCTGCGTCTCGTCTACGTGGAGCCCATCGTCGCGACCGGCGGCGGGTCCGCCCGCCGCAGCAGGATCGGCTCGGTTTCGACCGAACACCTGCTGTCGGCCGGCGCCGGCGTGGCGGTCGGGGGAAGCCCGTCGCCGCTGGCGTCGCCGGTGGCCCCCGTCGACCTGCGGGCCGCACCGGCCGCACCGGAGCCGGAGGCCGGGCGACTTCGATTCGCGCTGCTGGCCCCGGACGGCGAGCCGTTGCTCGACGCCTCGGTGGCGGAGGACGACCTGGATCGGGCCCGTTCGGCGTGGCGCAGGTCGGTGCGCGACCTGGGCCTCGTGCTCGGCGCCCTCGTGCTGGGATTGGTCGCGCTTCCCGAGCTCGTCAGCGCCCCCCGCGGAGCGGATGCCGAAGCCAGCCTCCGACGCGCGCTACCGGCCGGAGGCGCGCTGCTCGCGGCCGGCTTGCTGCTCTGGATCGCCGCCACCCCGGGACCGGTCCGGCCCGGGCTCTTCTCCGCCCCCGCCTACGCGTCGCTCCGCTTCCCGAGCCTGCTCCGATCCCCGGCCGACGTGCTGCTGCTGGGGCTGCTCTTCACGGCCGGCGCAACCACGGCGGTGCGCTTCGCGGGCGCGGCCCGCGCGGCATGGCGCCACAAGCGCTGGCTGACGAGCCGCGACCGCGTCGTCCGGGCATACACCGCGGCCGGCGCGGCGGTCGCCCTGCTGTTGGGCGCTTACGAACTGCTGCTCGCCGATACGATGGCCGGCTCACTGGCCGACCTGCTGCAGTGGTCGCACAACCCGCTGGACTCGTCCCGGATCGGTCTGCTGCTGGGTCTGCTGCTGGCGGCTACGGCAACCATTTGGCTGGGGGTATCCGTCCTCCTGATCGTCGAGGCCCGCTGGAGCCGGCATGTGCACGGGGTCCGCGTCCGGTCGCTCGCCGGGGCAACGGCGCCGGGCCTGCTGCTGGCAGCGGCCCCCGTGGTTCCGACCTGGCCCTATCTCACCCTGCTCGCCGGCGTGGTCGGCATGGCGCTGGGGGCGCCGCGCCTCCGTCCCTGGTTCCGCCATGCGTCCGAATCCGGAAAGCTCGCGGCCATCTTCGGGTCGCTCATCGTACCCGCGGTGCTCTCGTACCCGTCCATCGTGCACCACGGGTTGGCCGCCAAGCAGCGGCTGATAGAAGAAGAGATCGCCCCGGCGACCGCCAGTCATCCGGCTGCGCTGCTCGACAGTCTGTCCCGGACCCAGCGGGAGGTGGATGCACTGCTCGCTCGTGCGCCCCTGGCGTCCGACATCTTCAGGTCGGCGGACGGCGCCCCGACCCCCGACGCGGCGTTCTCCGTGTGGCGCCAGACCGATCTGGCCCGACTTCGCCTGACGTCGGCCATCGAGCTGTACGGCCCGGACCGGTCCCTCGTGAGTCGCTTCGCCCTGGACTTTCCCGACGTACCGGCGGCGCCGTCGTTCCTGGGGACGAGCTGCGACTGGGACGTCTACGGCGAGGTGTTTCCGTTCGGCGCCCAGGAGCGCCGCGTGCTTCACGCCGAACGCGGCGTGTGCCTGCCGTGGCCCGGCGACATGCCGGCCGCCGACGCCGTCGCCGGCGCCGTAGTCGTCCACGTACCTCTCGACTATCGGGCCCTGCCCTTCATCCCGTCGCAGAACCCCTATCACGACGTGCTCCGCGCGGCGCCGCGTCCGGCGGACGCACGTCCGGCGGATGCGGAAGTGGACCTGGCGATCTACGGATGGGGACGCAGCCCGCTCTTCACGTACGGTTCCGCCTCGTGGACGATCGACGACGCGCTGTTCGAACGCATCTACGCGTCGCGGGAACCGTTCTGGACGACGCTGCAGGCGGGCGGGCGGACGTCGGACGTCTACATCTCGAACAACCGCGCCGGCATCTACGCGCTCGGCTACCCGGTGCTCACGCGCTTCGATCACCTGATTCGACTGGCCGAGATCGTTGCCCTGGTCGGCGCCGCGTTCGGCTCGTGGATGTTGGTCCTGGCCGTGGCGGGACCGCTCACCCCGGAGCGCTACAGCCTCGGGCGGGAACTGGTCCGGGAGCTGCACGTCAGCTTCTATCGCCGGCTGTTCCTGGCTTTCGTCGCGGTGGCGACCGTGCCCGTGCTTGTCCTCGCCGTCCTGATTCGCAACTACTCCACCGGGCAACTCCGCGACGACGTGGAGGCCGGGGCGGCCCGCACGGCCGTCGTCGCGCAACGGGTGATAGCGGAGTTGCAGCAGGCGGCGGATCCCGCGGCGACGGTCGCGACGGACGACCTGCTCGTCTTCGTCAGCCAGATCATCGAGCAGGACATCAACATCTTCGAGGGACCGCTGCTCAGGGCCACCAGCGAGCGCGACCTCTTTGCCTCCGGCCTGCTGCCGACCCGTACCCCGGCCCCCGTGTACAACGCAATAGCCCTGGCCCAGGCCCCCACGTTCGTTACCGAGGACGCGTTCGGCTCGCAGGACTACCTGGTCGCGGCCGCGCCCATCCGATCGGCCGGCGCGGACACCATCCTGACCGTGGCCTTGGCGTCCCGGCAGCGGGACATCGAGCGACAGATCCGCAATCTCGATCGCGGGATTCTGCTCGGCGTGACGCTGCTCGTCTTTCTGGGCGCCGCCAGCGGCTTCTACATCGCCGAGCGCATCGCCGACCCGGTCCAGCGGCTGACCCGCGCGACGCGCCGCATCGCGCGCGGCGACTTCGACGCACGGGTGGCGATCCGTTCGGCAGACGAGCTCGAGCGCCTGGTGGCGGCGTTCAATCGCATGGCCGGTGATCTTCTCCTCCAACGCCGCAGGCTCGAGCGGACCCATCGTCTCGAAGCCTGGGCCGAAATGGCGAGGCAGGTCGCCCACGAGATCAAGAACCCGCTGACTCCGGTCCAGCTCTCCGCCGAGCACCTGCTGCGCGTCCACCGCGATCGCGGCGAACCTCTCGGTCCCGTGCTCAGGGACTGCGTCGATTCGATTCTCACCCAGGTCAATCTGCTCCGCCGGATTGCCTCGGAGTTCTCCAGCTACGCTTCCTCGCCGCCGGTGAACCGGGAGTCCACGGTTCTCACCGACGTCGTGCACGAAGTCCTCGATCCCTACCGCACCGGTCTCGCTGGTCGGATTCGGCTGGCGGTCGATGTGCCGACGACGCTGCCGCGGGTCGTGATCGACAGGACCCTCGTGGCGCGGGCGTTCACGAACGTGGTCGAGAACGCGCTGCACGCGATGCCGGGCGAAGGCCGGCTCACCGTGGCGGCGACCGCGAACGCGCACGAGGTCGTGCTGACCGTGCGGGACACGGGGGTCGGTCTCGACGAGGCCGCGCTCTCCCGCGTGTTCGAGCCGTACTTCTCGACCAGAGTCTCCGGCACCGGCCTGGGCATGGTGATCGCCAAGCGCAACGTCGAGCTGAACGGGGGCGCCATCGAGATCGCCAGCCGCAAGGGAGACGGCGCTACGGTCACGTTGCGCTTTCCGGTGGAACAGGAGCCCGCCGGCCGCGCCGCCTCGCCGGATTCAGGAGGCGGACCGCTCCGCGGTGGGCGTCTCGGGCTCGGCCGGTGA
- a CDS encoding PQQ-binding-like beta-propeller repeat protein, with protein MNARRTTSSSVLVATLLAVTLAPPSAAQPRQPLFEPSFLLPVDRIWTTVLDSGPRHGPAYDSLRAYIALRNGTLAAVELQTGEVVWTVEQELDHQPAAGDGVVVAVGGSRLVARRASDALTLWSAEFDSAISAPPLWNNGWLVAATAAGEIVVFRGFDGAELWRRALGATATVRPAIGGGHLYVALTDGRIAALALGTGAAIWERALPGRPQGILPLDALFVGSTDNLLYRLRLADGAVDWYWRTGGDIVGTPSADLEHVYFTARDNVLRALDRRNGARRWRSILGGRPTAGPIRVDSVVVVAGVSPNVDLFDAKSGRPRGQYVTSSELAAPPHVIPNAHPPSPNLILVTGTGEMVGLAAAAGPPQLTVGLFFGPLLPHPPEVGLADFLDWFPASPPDPPPPFPAVGTVPGLEDPVPPQATSPFSVPAR; from the coding sequence GTGAACGCTCGGCGCACCACGTCGTCGTCGGTGCTCGTCGCGACGCTGCTGGCGGTCACCCTGGCGCCGCCCTCCGCGGCCCAGCCTCGGCAGCCGCTCTTCGAGCCCTCCTTCCTGCTGCCCGTCGATCGGATCTGGACGACCGTTCTGGACAGCGGACCGCGGCACGGCCCTGCGTACGATTCCCTGCGCGCCTACATCGCGTTGCGGAACGGCACGTTGGCAGCGGTCGAGTTGCAGACCGGCGAGGTGGTCTGGACCGTCGAACAGGAGCTCGATCATCAGCCGGCGGCAGGCGACGGCGTGGTCGTTGCGGTTGGCGGGAGCCGGCTCGTCGCCCGGCGCGCTTCCGACGCGCTCACGTTGTGGAGCGCAGAATTCGACTCTGCGATCAGCGCCCCCCCGCTCTGGAACAACGGTTGGCTGGTGGCGGCTACGGCGGCCGGAGAGATCGTCGTCTTCCGAGGTTTCGACGGCGCGGAACTGTGGCGGCGCGCCCTGGGCGCGACCGCAACGGTGCGGCCCGCCATCGGCGGAGGACACCTCTACGTGGCGCTCACCGACGGGCGGATCGCCGCGCTTGCGCTCGGCACCGGAGCCGCGATCTGGGAACGCGCCCTCCCCGGCCGGCCGCAGGGCATCCTGCCACTGGACGCGTTGTTCGTCGGATCGACCGACAATCTCCTGTACCGCCTGCGACTCGCCGACGGTGCGGTCGACTGGTACTGGCGCACCGGCGGCGACATCGTAGGGACGCCGAGCGCCGACCTGGAGCACGTCTACTTCACTGCCCGCGACAACGTCCTGCGCGCGCTCGACCGGAGAAACGGCGCCCGCCGCTGGCGCAGCATCCTGGGGGGACGCCCCACGGCCGGCCCGATCCGCGTCGACTCGGTGGTCGTGGTGGCCGGGGTCTCTCCGAACGTCGATCTGTTCGATGCCAAGTCGGGCCGGCCCCGGGGGCAGTACGTGACGTCGAGCGAGCTTGCCGCTCCACCCCACGTCATCCCGAATGCCCATCCGCCGTCTCCCAATCTGATCCTCGTCACCGGGACCGGCGAGATGGTGGGGCTGGCCGCGGCCGCCGGGCCGCCGCAATTGACCGTCGGCCTGTTCTTCGGACCACTGCTGCCTCACCCGCCCGAGGTCGGTCTGGCCGACTTCCTGGACTGGTTCCCGGCCAGCCCGCCGGACCCACCACCGCCGTTTCCCGCGGTCGGCACCGTGCCCGGCCTCGAGGACCCGGTGCCGCCGCAGGCGACATCGCCGTTCTCCGTTCCGGCGCGATAG